TCATATGAACATTGGGTTGGAATCTAACAAGGCAGGTGCAAGTATGAGCTATGAACATGGTGAAACGTGAGTTTTTTTCACTTCTTcttttcatctacttgtatattccaTTATTTAGCTTTCAGCTAAGCAACAAAAATAGCCATTCTAAAATGTTAGTTGTTGGTTGTTTTTATCGATCATCATAAAAGTAATACATATTACCCTTATATCGGTTTATTATTTGTTGAGATTCTAATTATCCCTTGTTTTCTAGTCATTGCAAGAAGGTTCTTTCAAATGGAGATGTCTATGTTGGAGATTTTGATGGTTTGCTTCCTCATGGTACGGGAAGATACACCTGGACAGATGGAACTATCTATCATGGACAATGGGAGGAAAGCAAAATTACCGGGAGAGGAAAGATATTCTGGCTATCAGGAGCCACATATGAAGGTGAACTCTGTGGAGGTTTCCTTCATGGATCTGGCACTCTTTTTGGAGTTGATGGCTCTACTTATAGAGGATCATGGAGGATGAACAAACAACATGGGAAGGGAATCAAGCTATATTCTAATTTAGATGAATATGATGGACTTTGGAGGGAAGGCTTGCAAGAAGGTATTGGTACGTACAGATGGCGTAATGGAAACACTTATAGTGGAAATTGGAAGGCTGGAAAGATGAGTGGTAAAGGAGTTATGAAGTGGACAAATGGTGATTTATTTGATGGCAATTGGCTAGATGGATTAGAAAATGGCTCAGGCTATTATAAATATGCCGATGGGTCGATTTATGTTGGAATCTGGAGTAGAGGGTTGAAGGATGGACATGGAACCTTTTTGCCAGCCGGAAGCAGACTACCTTATCAACATAGATATTCTGAATATATTGTTTATGGCAATAAGGTGCAAAGTCTTGGTCCCACTTCATTATTCggcaagagaagaaagaaagtcaATAGATGGAGCATGATTGGTTATCTCCGAAATCCTAAACGAATATCACATAGGCCATCATTTCTTGATGGAGTCTGGAATATTGGTGATGCTTGCGAAAGCAGCTTGTCAGAGAACACACCTTATGCCTTATGCTCTTCAACCGACGAAGGTCGACATGGGCTCCAAAATGACAGTGTTTTAGTTTATGATAGAGAGTACATGCAAGGAGTTCTGATAACAGAAAGCATGAGATATTATGACTTTAGAAGATCACAAAAGAATAAATGGCACTGCAAGATGAAGAAACAACCAAGGGGACCTGGTGAAACAATTTATAAAGGCCACAGAAGCTACTATCTCATGCTAAACTTGCAGCTTGGAATTAGGTAAGCATTTCTTGAGTTGTTAATGTGCTTGATCAGGTTTTTGCACCATTCTGTCGCTAATGGAACCCATGTGCCTTCTGTCACTTCTTTATTTGGATAATTCTTATGTTctccagtttttttttttcttttgattctgCAGATATTTAGTATTCAATTAACTTTTGAAGAAGTAAAAAACCAAATACGCCCAAGTCTCACTGGATCAAGAATGTAAACCTGCATTTATGTGATCAAAGTCAGTAGATTTAAAGTGAAAACTGAAATTACCTACTTTAGTAGGAAAAATTGATAGTCCATCCAACTAGTTCACCCAGATTAGTTGTTCCTTTTCTTTTATGACATCCCCTCCATAAAAATAAGTGTAAAAAAATAAACTCTGGGTTGAACTTTGTTGGAATGTTTAAACCAGCTCAATGGACagattatttttaattaagtcAAGAATGATAATATGATCATTTAAATGCCAATaaaatttctttctttttgtaatCATTATTATGTGAAGTTCTTAATGTTAACATATTGCGAATTACTTTATTTGTCCCTTAAGTATCCAATAGTTAGCACAGATTTTTTGCTTCCACAATCCCAGTATGAAAAAAAAGGAGTTCTCATTTTGGAGTTCACAGGTATACAGTTGGGAAAATCACACCTGTGCCTATGCGTGAAGTACGTTCCTCTGATTTTGGGACTCGAGCTAGAATACGAATGTACTTCCCTAGCAAAGGATCTCAATTTACACCTCCACACAGTTCTATTGGTTTCTTTTGGAAGGACTACTGCCCAATGGTTTTTAGGTAATTATTTAACCTTTTGAGTTCTTACTTTGACAATCAAAAACTATTATAAATGTGTATTCTAGTAATGCAGCTGTTATAGCAACTTTGATATTTATTTTGCTCATTTTATCACTCTAGGAGCAAACAAGAAAGAGCAATAGTCTTGGAGTTGTTTCTTGAAATATTCAGTCTCTGAGATAACCAATGATTTAGATTTCTGAATGttgcatttttcagatttttctaaagattttttccctctttgtttATAAGAGACACAAAATAACAATGATATATGTGTATTCTGTTACACTGTTAAGTGATGTGTGAAATGCTTTGGAGAATCTTGAGTTGCAAACAAAGAGAGTACTCAAACTCGATgtcacaaatatgatttcatacAATGTGGATCTGAAGTTTGTCACTTCATGTAGGGTTGCAAAACAGTAGCTGTGGTCCCATTTACATGTGTAGAAGTTTTAGTTTACTTTTTCTAGCAGTTGGCTTAATCTACTGTTGAAAATGACGAGAACATGCATGCCTTGGTACCGACAGATGCTTTGAAGTTTGCCAGTCCAATAGAAATAAATTGATCAATTCTTCTTTGACATCTTCTCAGCCACAGGCTGGCAAAATAATGGGCAAAAATACTACTTGATCATACTTTATTATGACATTTGAATTATTTTAGGTTTCTTACAAGTATTAAAGTTTCACCGATTCTTATAGCAACGTTTTAAATTTTGTGCATAAGAACACGCCCGTGATGGGCTGTTATGATATGTGCATTTAGAAGGTACGAAATTTGGAATGTGGGACATTTCAATCACCTTTAAGATATATTTGAACTTTCCAAGTCAATATTTAGATTTGTCCATCGAAAAATCTAAATAAGAGAATATGAGCAACCATTTTCTTAGAGTTTTAGATTATTAGTTCAGGTAGTATGGACGTCCGAGCTTCATCAGCTTTCCATATTTCTCGAAACTGGAGGCATTTTTTTTCCAAGTTATCATGAGAAATAACTTGTTTAAGATCCTACATaggtttattatttattatattacaaTGAACTTTGATTATACATCTCATTGTATTCATTGTATTTCTTACTCCCAATTTCCTAATTAGTGCACTCAACATTCaaagaacttgtgaagattttatgTACCATAGTTATCATAATATGTGCTTCATGTGCATTCATCTAAGCAGTTTGCAATGACAGATACATGTGGGTATATGTGCAGTTATTTGGTAGAGGTACATGTGTAATGTATGCTGGCTTATGCCAGCGTGCCTATGTGACTTGAGGGCTATCATCCGACAAGGTGGTAGACCAAGTACCTAGGCAAGTTCAACGTTGTAACGAGTGACTTGGTTTGATTTTTCTGTGCACCTTGCTATTTCATGTGATTGTTTAAGCATTGTTATTAACTAGATATGCCCGATGTTATATATTTCAGGAACCTTCGTGAAATGTTTAAGATAGATGCCGCTGACTATATGATGTCAATATGTGGAGGTGATGGCCTCAAGGAGCTTTCTTCTCCAGGGAAAAGTGGAAGCATATTTTATCTATCACAAGATGAGAGATTTGTAATAAAGACTCTCAGAAAATATGAACTTAAGGTTTGAATATGCTTTTTTTTCACTATCAAATTCAAAACTAGATGTGTAGCATTCAACGTGGCATTTGCCACTAATTAGCAGTTTTTTGGTTGGTAAACATTCACTGTCAATCATCTTATTTTGGTACGTCACTCAATTGAAAATGATGGCAAAGAAAACAACTTTCATAAAACGCAGTATGTTGCCTGTGCTTGAATTAGTTGTTTGATTCATGATAGTGGGTCAACAGTACGAGTAGCATACTGTTTAGTTGGTACTTGCAACCATATCGATTGCTCTTGATGTTTATGTTATAACTCTTGATGCATTTAATTGGAAAATGGATGTGAAAAAATGAGTTATATATAAATTTGGAACTCATATTATTTTATAACTGAGATTGAACAGCATTTATTTTGTCTGTGAATAAGTACCTTTTGATCCTTTGAGCAGGTTTTCTAAAAATATCTAGCCAACTTTTTTTTTAAACGTGATGTACTTTTTCTACATGCACAACAAAGTTTATCTATATGCTTGATCAGAACTGCAATTATTTTAGCTGCTATTATATGAATCAGATCAGGTCCAAGGACACATGATCCAGTACCAAAATAGATGGGTGCTTCAGTTCTCAAATTGGACTTAAGCTAGGACCACTGGTTTCAAGGAGCCTTATAGGGTTGTCTTTAGTGTATGAATCTATGTGCCTTGTTCGGTGCTTATGCCTTGTTATCTTGGATTACTTAACGTGCTTCACAGTGCTGTGTTATTTTGTGAAGATTGCTAATTTGTGAAATATGACCATACGCGAATATATCTCCGATGCAGTATGTTCTCCATGCCCCTATGCCAGTTTGCCTTCCATACTGTTGGCCTGGCCATGCACCGGCACTGTTCTGCACATGTGCCAGCATGCAGCAAAATCATATCCAACATAATGCTGTGTTTGAATGCATATATAatccataatatcatatcattagTATTTCACAATTAAAACTGTATCCTAATCTACAAAGTCACTCATGCAATATTGAAGTTATATATAATATCTGGAATTGTGATAGAGTTGGCTTTATTTCTAAACCAtgttttaaatcataatctttcaGATTCCAAACTGCATTAGTATCAACACAGGTTTTGATTGTGCAAATTTCAATTGTAGATTCTACTGAAGATGCTTCCCAACTATTATGATCATGTAGGAGCTTATGACAATACTCTGATAACAAAATTTTTTGGTCTCCATAGGCTGACAATAAAAGGAAAGAAGGTATATActcttaattttttaatgcatttcAGGATTGCAAATGATTTTGTTGCAGTCTAACACTTTGTGTTTGCAGGTTCGCTTTGTTGTTATGGGTAATATGTTTCGCACAGAACTGCGGATTCACCGTCGGTATGACTTGAAGGGTTCATCTCATGGAAGATCTACGAATAAGCATAATATTAATGAGAATACAACATTGAAGGATCTTGATCTCACATATGTCTTTCATTTAGAGAAATCATGGCGTGAGTCACTGTTTAGGTCAGCTGCTTCTGATCCATTTGCTCCTCAAGATGCTCAAGCTtggattgaattttttttataaggcAATGGAGAGGCAACAGCCTATCCAATTTCGTTAAGGAAGCAAACACAGAGAAAAAGGATAATGGGAAGAAGAAATAACGAACTTGAAATACAAAACAAAAGACACAGAAACTTTTCCAAAAGCTACTAACAAGAGGGACCTTAGAGCAAACAGGAAAGAAGCTCTTCATGCACTTCCTGGAGATGTTGACCCTCCAAGAATGGAACCACACAAGCTCTTAAGATGGTTGTTCGCATTATCGTTATGATTGTCGAAGATATCTCTGTTCTTGGCCTTCCAAAGCTTCCAGCGGAATAGAATATCCCATCTCAGACCTGCCTCCCTAAGTTTAGAACAGATTCATATATACAAATAACCCAATGATCCTTCAATTGACGTGGTGATTCTTCTAATCCCCAAATGCCTAGAGCCCATTTCAATAAGCATGCTACAGTCAAACAAATTATGATCAATATTTTCAAGATGAAAATTGCGTAGGACAAAAGTTGTAACTATTTCTCTATTTTTCTGCTTACATGATGAAGATAGGCTTCAATGTAAAGATAGTCTTCAACTTTATTgacttgtttttatttttttcgttTTTTGCAGACAAATCTCTCTAGATTGTGAATTCCTAGAATCACAATCTATAATCGATTATAGCATGTTGTTAGGACTGCATTTTAGAGCTCCTGAACATTTCAAGGCTTATTCAGAATCTCAGAGTTTACTAAAGAGAAGTGCAAATTCACAAGATGATATCTGTAGGTATCTTCTCCAGTTCTGGTATCTTACTAAGCTAAGTATGCAAAGTTGTTCATCTATGTAGCTTCCATCTGCATGCTATTTAGTAGCTTGTCGCTGAACAGCTCTTTCTCAGGGTTCACTAATTTTGTAACCTATTGGTAGCAATGTTATAGTTTCTGAAACTTATTGTTTACTGATTATCAATCTTAATAACATGGTCTATGTTCTAATAATATATTATGTTGCTTTATTTTTTCTATAATTTGATTAATTGTCATTCTAGTACATATTTGATATAGTTGTATTGTAATGATAAAATTTAACTAATCCTTCAGAAAGATGCAAAGCAAAAAGCCTCATAAGTTCTCCTAACATACATTTTATCGTCAGCTAGGTAGCAACCTGGTTTTATTAGCACACATTGATGCTCTTTAGCTGATAAGATTTACATGTAAATCATAGTGAGGCCTAAGTTGGCAACAGCCTAGAGTAGAATATGAAGAAGGTTACTTTGAGTATCAAGTGGACGAATGTGCAATATTTTGTGCCTTCAGCTTCATGAGCTAGTAAGTAATCGATTTTAGTTCTATGATGATTTATGATGACCATGCACTTGCCCACGTTGTGCCTTTAGCTTGTGCCATGCACATTTTCTCTGAACCACATATTAAGAATTAAAAGGCCTAAAGGGATGGCAATGCACTTGTTTTAGAAGGCGATCACCAGTGAATTTCATAATATAATCTGAACTACTTATATACTAGGAAAAACTTTGATTACTTAGACCCATAAATCCAGAAAACCATGGTCCTCAGCCCATGTGATTTCAATCATCATGATCTGATAGCCTACTGGCTCATAACTTGGTTTATACATGACTTATGCTTATAGTAAGCCCATCTAGTCCTAAATGCCCATCGATCTTCTGTCGTTGTAGGACTATGGGAATATCACATATGACATAGGAATATCAGGATCTTCTGCTGTGGTAGAATTTTACGACAATCTTAGTGTCAATCACCAGATCACAACTTTTATTTTTCTCCAATAATACAGACTATTGAATCTTGTTGATTATTAATTTCTTTGATATATGTTCCTGTGAAGCTTTCTAGGGCTCGTCTCTTACTGTAGCTTTAAAAATTAATGAACCAAGGTGGGTGTGTGTGTGTTCTTTCTCAAAAGATATGATATTGTCTGTGCATGAGGCATGAGAAGTTGGAGACCTAATTGTTATGAGTGTGTCCTAGTCTGGATGCAAAGATGATGATTTATGTTGAACTCCATTAGTTTGATTTCAAAATCCTGGATTCAAAATATTTCTGCAATGTCTAAAGCTTCTATTTTTCATGTCCTAAGCCCTAAAAGTTAATTAACTTCTTATATGGATGAACCATAGGCCTCGTGAGTAACACTAGTTGTGCTACTCCAACAATTAGAAACATAATCTTATTTTGCAGTTTTAGTTGATAGTGGCTTTTTTGTAACTCTGACTGCATAAGCAAGCTTCAGACTTGGAGATATTCTTAAGTACATAAATTGTAAATCAGGAAATGTTGTACAAGTTGTATTACTTGAGATCAAGATGACCTGTTTAAGATGTTAACTTTTTAAATTAACATGTGCAATTTCATCTTTTGGGAAAGTGGTCATGTATAGTTTGAATAGTGTTCCATGATAGAAGGTTCTAAGTGTTTAGTCAAGAGAAAGTCTTTTATTACAAATAGTTGATTCTGTATGATTTAACTAGTtaagtttaaatttttttttgcagTTTCCAGCTTGCTTATTCTTTATATTTGCTGAGAACTATGCACTGACATTCTGTCTTCCAGCTGATGTCCAATTATGTGATGAGGTCAGAACTCCGCCGAAGGGTTTGCGCTTGGTTGCTCATGAACCAAGTTCTGTGAGTAGCCTGCCAGGTTCACACATGAGAGGCAGCACCTTAAGAGCATCTGCAGCAGGCAATAAGGAAGTTGATCTTCTTTTGCCTGGCACAGGAAGGTACACTGTGTTTTTCCCATTCGATGTCTTGGTGCTATAATCATTTCCTTCTGCCTTTTCTGAGGAACATATGGTTGGAAATTTTGGTAAATACAATTATCTCCattttgaccttttttttttgttcatttagTAGTCAACATAGCAATATGATAAAAGAATCATATCGACGTTCTCCTACAATCTCATAAGACTGCATCATATTAATTGTTAATGTCACTGATGTAGCTTATAATTTGACTGCAACCAGCAAAAGCTCGACTCTAGGAAAGGGAATGTCCTCCTACGCAGAGAGAATTACCTGACCATCTCCACAATGATTTGAACCTAGAACCTCTGTTGGTGAAGTCGGAAATAAACCAGTAGACCTAGGCCAGATTGGTTCAGCAAAATCATAGTTCTAGTAATATGATTGGATTTGGTTCTTGTCTTCTCAAAATTGCCTGACTAATGAAGGGTAGACCCTTTTATGTGACTGGTGGCAGTTTTGGTCTGTATGACTACAATTTCATAATTCATACTCCCCAATGTTTATGCTGCAAATGACTTTTTTCCTTTTCAATTAAAAGGTCTTAGAGCCAAGTGTTCTACTTGCACTCTATTTGCATACTATTATGGACAGAAAAAAGGTAAAAATCTCTATTGGAATCttgaataatatttaaaattgttGAGGTTGTCTGTCTGTGGTGGGAGACGAGCAGGACATGGTGCAATTTTCAGTGTAAGAAGCACATTACAGCTTGCGAGAGCTTTTGGTTGGATTCCTTCAAGGTGGGGAGTGTTAAGGTGGGTGCTTCTAAGGTGGTGACCCACAAAAGTAGATGGACCGAATTGAAGAATGGAAAACCCTGCAAAATAGAGTGTATCTAGCTAGGTCCTTCTTCGATGTTGAAGTCAGACCCCCTTTTATAGCATTGAAACCGCTAACGGTTCGGCCAAATGGAAAGATCCTATATCCGAGTTTTTGGTGGAATTATTTTTTGTTTAGACTTTAGATACAGTGCCGACATGGTGGATGAGCTGATCGAACCATAACAGAGCTTGCAAAAGTAGATATCCTCCATGGTTTGGGAGTTCACATGTTGGCTTTCTCCTGGGGATTAGTTATTTCCCCAACACCAGCAAGTGTTGTACTCATTTAGATGCATCTATTTGTGACCTGAACGCTAAAGGTAAGTATCTGGTCCTCCTTTACAAAGATGGGCTGAGTTTATATATGCTAAATGGTGGTGATGCTTATTGCCTTCAGACATTATGAAAGAGTTTGTGGTTAACATCACACTCGCACCAAAGAATTTGccaaactattttgtttgaatccGTATTCCACCTCCATGCATGAAAACACAGCTATGTCCTGAAATTAACGATCTTCTGTTTTCAGTTTGTATTGTGTTAATACTAATCAGTTGAGACCtaattgtcctctgacttgtgatGAAAGTTCATCAACTTAAAATTTCCTCAAGTAAAAGGCTTACTAATGAAATCTCTTACCAACGTTTGTTGATTAGTTTTGACATGCTGCAGACACCATGTTTCTTGGTTCTCATTCCTTAGATTTCAGGTTTGCCATAGATCTGGGAAAGGTTAGTGTAAATTTGGTTGAACATGTTGTACACCTGCGTTGCCCTTGTTAACACTTTCGGTTGAGTGGTTTAAGTTTTTTCTAATTTCTTGTGTATTGCAAAATGTTCCAACCTGCTTAGATTCTCCCAAGTCTTCTCAGAAATTTTTGGATTCCATTACTATACATCTTTCTGTACTAATAATACCCAATAATATGCTCCCTGGAGTTAGTAATCATCCCTAGGTGGTTGTCGTCATCTTTTTCACAAAAGCGTGATGTGCTATTCGGCAGGAAGCCGCAAGAAAGGCACCCTTATAAAACATGTGTATTTGAAATTTGATTTCCTTCGACTGTGGATACTGTCATCGCTCTATTGTTGGCTAAGATATCTAGTGATATGTCCACAGGTTGCGTGTACAACTAGGGGTGAACATGCCGGCGCAAGCTAGTTGGAAGCTTCTTCACGGTGAAGGGCTTGATACAACGGAACTGGATCCGGC
This Musa acuminata AAA Group cultivar baxijiao chromosome BXJ1-2, Cavendish_Baxijiao_AAA, whole genome shotgun sequence DNA region includes the following protein-coding sequences:
- the LOC135584943 gene encoding phosphatidylinositol 4-phosphate 5-kinase 1-like isoform X1 → MLVCGLAVDEDILSSFVLVHMNIGLESNKAGASMSYEHGETHCKKVLSNGDVYVGDFDGLLPHGTGRYTWTDGTIYHGQWEESKITGRGKIFWLSGATYEGELCGGFLHGSGTLFGVDGSTYRGSWRMNKQHGKGIKLYSNLDEYDGLWREGLQEGIGTYRWRNGNTYSGNWKAGKMSGKGVMKWTNGDLFDGNWLDGLENGSGYYKYADGSIYVGIWSRGLKDGHGTFLPAGSRLPYQHRYSEYIVYGNKVQSLGPTSLFGKRRKKVNRWSMIGYLRNPKRISHRPSFLDGVWNIGDACESSLSENTPYALCSSTDEGRHGLQNDSVLVYDREYMQGVLITESMRYYDFRRSQKNKWHCKMKKQPRGPGETIYKGHRSYYLMLNLQLGIRYTVGKITPVPMREVRSSDFGTRARIRMYFPSKGSQFTPPHSSIGFFWKDYCPMVFRNLREMFKIDAADYMMSICGGDGLKELSSPGKSGSIFYLSQDERFVIKTLRKYELKILLKMLPNYYDHVGAYDNTLITKFFGLHRLTIKGKKVRFVVMGNMFRTELRIHRRYDLKGSSHGRSTNKHNINENTTLKDLDLTYVFHLEKSWRESLFRQISLDCEFLESQSIIDYSMLLGLHFRAPEHFKAYSESQSLLKRSANSQDDISDVQLCDEVRTPPKGLRLVAHEPSSVSSLPGSHMRGSTLRASAAGNKEVDLLLPGTGRLRVQLGVNMPAQASWKLLHGEGLDTTELDPADVYDVVLYFGIIDILQEYNMNKKIEHVCKSLKLDPVSISAVEPKMYKKRFIRFLEKVFPEQTV
- the LOC135584943 gene encoding phosphatidylinositol 4-phosphate 5-kinase 1-like isoform X2; this translates as MLVCGLAVDEDILSSFVLVHMNIGLESNKAGASMSYEHGETHCKKVLSNGDVYVGDFDGLLPHGTGRYTWTDGTIYHGQWEESKITGRGKIFWLSGATYEGELCGGFLHGSGTLFGVDGSTYRGSWRMNKQHGKGIKLYSNLDEYDGLWREGLQEGIGTYRWRNGNTYSGNWKAGKMSGKGVMKWTNGDLFDGNWLDGLENGSGYYKYADGSIYVGIWSRGLKDGHGTFLPAGSRLPYQHRYSEYIVYGNKVQSLGPTSLFGKRRKKVNRWSMIGYLRNPKRISHRPSFLDGVWNIGDACESSLSENTPYALCSSTDEGRHGLQNDSVLVYDREYMQGVLITESMRYYDFRRSQKNKWHCKMKKQPRGPGETIYKGHRSYYLMLNLQLGIRYTVGKITPVPMREVRSSDFGTRARIRMYFPSKGSQFTPPHSSIGFFWKDYCPMVFRNLREMFKIDAADYMMSICGGDGLKELSSPGKSGSIFYLSQDERFVIKTLRKYELKILLKMLPNYYDHVGAYDNTLITKFFGLHRLTIKGKKVRFVVMGNMFRTELRIHRRYDLKGSSHGRSTNKHNINENTTLKDLDLTYVFHLEKSWRESLFRQISLDCEFLESQSIIDYSMLLGLHFRAPEHFKAYSESQSLLKRSANSQDDICS